The following are encoded together in the Tripterygium wilfordii isolate XIE 37 chromosome 18, ASM1340144v1, whole genome shotgun sequence genome:
- the LOC119984325 gene encoding ATP-dependent helicase BRM isoform X1 yields MQSSGGGGGGPGRTPAGRTGSSSSAASPSSSSSAVSTPHLGFYSVHQQQQQQQQQQQQHIGTRQSFQQQLLRKPEGNESLLAYPAGLQGIMGGGSFASSPGSMQIPQQSRNFFDLPQQPGSTQEGQTRSQGVEQQMLNPVHQAYLQYAFQASQQRSSLQSQQQAKMGMLGASSGKDQDIKMGNKKIPEHSSMQAVSQAQASSSKNSAEHFPRDEKQIEQGKQLAPDQRNESKSTVQPAGIRQLMPSNMVRPMPIQQPQKNIQNLSNNQLAVAAQLQAMQAWAAERNIDLSNPANANLLAQLIPLMQSRMAAQPKANESSMAAPAAPVAKQQVTSPTVASDSSPHTNSGNEISGQSLSAKARQPVPSGPFASTSSFGVVNNMNTTAGQQLAVTVKDSQVHLRQSPGFANGMLPMQPLQSSSSVGSGVDQTLPAKNSPGVSETLQMQYLRQLNRSSPQPAAPSIEGGSGNHFPSQGGSALQMPQQRFGFTKQQLHVLKAQILAFRRLKKGEGTLPQELLRAVVPPPLELQLQQQFLPAGGSNQERTSGKIAEVQARHMDSSEKDCQALTSANGNNFPKEEASAGDEKATVSAMHIQNAPATMKEPTTLVAAGKEEQQSAIFSAKADQEVDCVPSKTHTKSDFTGDKGKTVSPHAALSDTMQANKPVQASTACQQKDAGAARKYYGPLFDVPYFTRKHDSVGTTGMLNNNNSLTLAYDVKDILFEEGTEVLKKKRSENLKKVSGLLAVNLERKRIRPDLVLRLQIEEKKLRLADLQARLRDEVDQQQQEIMAMPDRLYRKFVRLCERQRMELIRQVQASQKAMREKQLKSIFQWRKKLLEAHWAIRDSRTARNRGVAKYHERMLREFSKRKDDDRSKRMEALKNNDVERYREMLLEKQTSMPGDASERYAVLSSFLSQTEEYLHKLGSKVTASKNQQEVEEAATAAAAAARLQGLSEEEVRAAAACAGEEVMIRNRFIEMNVPRDGSSVNKYYTLAHAVTERVVRQPSMLRTGTLRDYQLVGLQWMLSLYNNKLNGILADEMGLGKTVQVMALIAYLMEFKGNYGPHLIVVPNAVLVNWKSELHSWLPSVSCIFYVGAKEQRSKLFSQEVSALKFNVLVTTYEFIMYDRSKLSKVDWKYIIIDEAQRMKDRESVLARDLDRYRCQRRLLLTGTPLQNDLKELWSLLNLLLPEVFDNRKAFHDWFSQPFQKEGPAHNAEDDWLETEKKVIIIHRLHQILEPFMLRRRVEDVEGSLPPKVSIVLRCRMSAIQSAIYDWIKLTGAIRVDPEEEKLRLQKNPTYQVKVYKTLKNRCMELRKACNHPLLNYPYFSDFSKDFLVRSCGKLWILDRILIKLQRTGHRVLLFSTMTKLLDILEEYLQWRRLIYRRIDGTTSLEDRESAIVDFNSPDSDCFIFLLSIRAAGRGLNLQSADTVIIYDPDPNPKNEEQAVARAHRIGQKREVKVIYMEAVVDKISSHQKEDELRSGGTVDLEDDLAGKDRYMGSIEGLIRKNIQQYKIDMADEVINAGRFDQRTTHEERRMTLETLLHDEERYQETLHDVPSLLEVNRMIARSEDEIELFDQMDEDLDWTEEMTSFDQVPKWLRASTKEVNAVIASLSKKPYKNTLYAGSIGMESSEKEPERKRGRPKGKKPPNYREMDDENGEYSEASFDERNEYSMHEEEGEIGEFEDDEFSGAVGAPPVIKEQSEDDSPQCDGGYGYHQALEGTRNHRMVEEAGSSGLEGTRNHMVEEAGSSGSSSDSRRVTQMVSPVSSQKFGSLSALEARPGSVSKRLPDELEEGEIALSGDCHVDHQQSGSWNHDRDEGEDEQVVQPKIKRKRSIRLRPRHTVERLEEKSGYEAPSVQRGDSGLLAFQVDHKYQPQLRANTELKSLGDSNDSKFDRSDSAKGRGTLSSRRIANTSKSHPSSKPSRLNLQYTSAEDPLDHSGENLDSKGTQTSGTPMVGPRMSDVLQRKCKNVVGKLQRRIEKEGHQIVPLLTDLWKRIENSGYATGAGSSLLDIRKIDQRVERLEYAGVVDLVVDVQFMLKSAMQYYSYSHEVRSEARKVHDLFFDILKIAFPEADFREARNAISFSGQGSISTAASPRLVAVGQSKKHKLINEVEPDMGNPQKPMVRMHMPQKDLRLGSGNITGRDQCQQDDSSRLTHPGELVICKKKRKEREKTLVKSRSGSTGPVSPPSVSRNMRSPGSGSVSRDVRLSHQATEQGWANQPAQSANGPGGTVGWANPVKRLRTDAGKRRPSHL; encoded by the exons ATGCAATCTAGTGGTGGCGGAGGTGGGGGCCCCGGCCGGACTCCGGCAGGGCGTACGGGGTCCTCGTCATCTGCAGCTTCGCCGTCTTCATCCTCATCTGCTGTATCAACGCCACACTTGGGGTTTTATTCAGTGCACcagcaacagcagcaacaacagcagcaacaacagcaaCATATAGGGACTAGGCAG TCATTTCAGCAACAATTACTAAGAAAACCTGAAGGAAATGAATCCCTTCTAGCTTATCCAGCTGGTCTACAGGGGATTATGGGCGGGGGCAGTTTCGCTTCATCTCCAGGCTCAATGCAAATTCCTCAACAGTCTAGGAATTTCTTTGATTTGCCTCAACAACCTGGTTCCACTCAGGAGGGCCAGACTAGGAGTCAAGGCGTGGAGCAACAAATGCTAAATCCTGTTCACCAGGCTTATCTTCAATATGCCTTTCAGGCTTCCCAACAAAGGTCATCTTTGCAGTCACAGCAACAAGCAAAGATGGGGATGTTGGGCGCTTCATCTGGAAAGGATCAGGACATAAAGATGGGAAATAAGAAAATACCGGAACACAGTTCTATGCAGGCAGTTAGTCAGGCTCAGGCATCATCCTCCAAGAACTCTGCTGAACATTTCCCTCGTGATGAAAAGCAGATAGAACAAGGAAAGCAGCTGGCCCCTGATCAGAGAAATGAGTCAAAATCTACTGTCCAGCCAGCAGGTATTAGACAATTAATGCCCTCAAATATGGTAAGGCCTATGCCAATACAGCAGCCACAGAAAAACATTCAAAACTTGTCGAACAACCAGCTTGCAGTGGCTGCACAGTTGCAAGCAATGCAGGCATGGGCTGCTGAGCGGAATATCGATTTGTCAAATCCTGCAAATGCCAACTTGTTGGCTCAGCTAATTCCACTCATGCAGTCTAGGATGGCTGCGCAGCCCAAAGCAAATGAAAGTAGCATGGCTGCACCGGCTGCTCCAGTGGCGAAGCAGCAGGTTACTTCTCCCACTGTTGCAAGTGATAGTTCTCCCCATACTAATTCAGGAAATGAAATTTCAGGGCAGTCTCTCTCTGCGAAAGCCAGGCAGCCAGTTCCATCGGGTCCTTTTGCTTCGACTTCCAGTTTTGGGGTAGTTAATAACATGAACACCACTGCAGGGCAGCAATTAGCTGTTACTGTCAAAGATAGCCAAGTACATCTGAGACAGTCACCTGGGTTTGCAAATGGGATGCTGCCCATGCAGCCCCTTCAATCATCGTCAAGTGTGGGCTCAGGTGTGGATCAAACTTTACCTGCAAAAAATTCGCCAGGTGTTTCTGAAACTTTGCAGATGCAATACCTCAGACAGTTGAATCGATCTTCTCCACAGCCTGCTGCACCTTCTATTGAGGGAGGCTCAGGCAACCATTTCCCATCACAGGGTGGGTCAGCACTCCAGATGCCACAGCAGCGTTTTGGGTTCACCAAACAGCAGTTGCATGTTCTAAAAGCACAAATACTAGCATTTAGGCGATTGAAG AAAGGCGAAGGTACTCTTCCGCAAGAGCTTCTTCGAGCTGTTGTTCCACCACCCCTTGAGTTGCAGCTGCAGCAACAGTTTCTTCCTGCTGGAGGAAGTAATCAGGAAAGAACTTCTGGTAAGATTGCAGAGGTCCAAGCAAGGCATATGGATTCCAGTGAGAAGGATTGTCAGGCTCTAACATCAGCTAATGGAAATAACTTTCCAAAAGAGGAAGCTTCTGCAGGGGATGAAAAAGCAACTGTATCAGCAATGCATATACAAAATGCACCAGCTACAATGAAAGAACCTACTACTTTGGTAGCTGCTGGAAAAGAAGAACAACAATCTGCTATTTTTTCTGCTAAGGCGGACCAGGAAGTTGACTGTGTACCTTCGAAAACTCATACTAAAAGTGATTTTACAGGAGATAAGGGAAAGACTGTTTCACCACATGCTGCCTTGTCTGATACAATGCAAGCCAATAAACCTGTGCAAGCAAGCACTGCTTGTCAGCAAAAGGATGCTGGAGCTGCTAGAAAGTATTATGGACCACTTTTTGATGTTCCATATTTTACCAGGAAACATGACTCAGTTGGGACCACTGGGATGTTAAATAACAATAACAGTCTAACATTGGCATATGATGTCAAAGATATACTTTTTGAGGAAGGCACGGAAGTGCTTAAAAAGAAACGGTCAGAAAATTTGAAGAAGGTAAGTGGTTTACTGGCGGTCAATTTGGAACGGAAAAGGATTAGGCCAGATCTTGTTTTGCGGTTacaaattgaagaaaagaaGCTTCGGCTTGCAGATCTACAGGCACGATTGAGAGATGAAGTTGATCAACAGCAGCAGGAGATAATGGCAATGCCTGATAGGCTATACAGGAAGTTTGTGCGTTTGTGTGAGCGTCAGCGGATGGAGCTGATAAGACAAGTACAGGCCTCCCAGAAAGCCATGAGGGAGAAGCAGTTGAAATCCATCTTTCAGTGGCGTAAGAAACTTCTTGAGGCTCATTGGGCCATTCGTGATTCACGAACTGCCCGTAATAGGGGAGTTGCCAAATATCATGAGAGAATGTTGAGGGAGTTCTCAAAGAGAAAGGATGATGATCGGAGTAAAAGAATGGAGGCATTGAAGAATAATGATGTTGAAAGGTACAGGGAGATGCTGCTGGAGAAGCAGACAAGCATGCCGGGTGATGCTTCAGAGAGATATGCTGTTCTCTCATCATTTTTGAGTCAGACtgaagaatatcttcataaacTGGGAAGTAAAGTAACAGCTTCCAAAAATCAGCAAGAAGTAGAGGAGGCAGCAACAGCAGCCGCTGCTGCGGCGCGGTTGCAG GGTCTCTCAGAAGAAGAAGTGAGAGCAGCAGCAGCTTGTGCTGGAGAAGAAGTAATGATAAGAAATCGcttcattgaaatgaatgtcCCCAGGGATGGTTCATCTGTCAACAA GTATTATACCCTTGCACATGCTGTAACTGAAAGGGTTGTGAGGCAACCTTCTATGTTACGCACTGGAACCTTACGAGACTATCAGCTT GTTGGATTGCAATGGATGCTTTCTTTGTATAATAATAAGTTGAATGGAATTTTGGCAGATGAGATGGGTCTTGGAAAGACTGTCCAG GTTATGGCATTGATTGCTTATCTGATGGAATTTAAGGGGAACTATGGCCCACATCTTATAGTTGTTCCCAATGCCGTTTTGGTTAATTGGAAG AGTGAGTTGCACAGTTGGCTGCCCTCAGTTTCATGCATTTTCTATGTTGGTGCAAAGGAGCAAAGatcaaaattattttctcaa GAGGTTTCTGCCCTCAAGTTTAATGTTCTAGTGACAACCTATGAATTCATCATGTATGATCGCTCGAAGCTCTCTAAAGTTGATTGGAAGTATATTATTATTGATGAAGCACAGCGAATGAAAGACAGAGAATCAGTTTTAGCTCGTGATCTTGATAGATATCGCTGCCAGCGGCGCCTACTTCTAACTGGGACACCATTACAG AATGATTTAAAGGAACTGTGGTCACTTTTAAATCTACTGCTTCCTGAAGTATTCGATAATCGGAAAGCATTTCATGATTGGTTCTCACAACCCTTTCAAAAAGAAGGTCCTGCGCATAATGCTGAAGATGACTGGCTTGAGACCGAGAAAAAAGTCATAATTATCCATCGACTTCATCAAATTCTGGAGCCCTTTATGCTCAGACGTCGTGTAGAGGATGTGGAAGGTTCACTTCCACCCAAG GTTTCCATTGTTTTGAGATGTCGAATGTCAGCTATTCAGAGTGCCATTTATGATTGGATCAAATTGACTGGTGCAATTCGAGTTGATCCTGAAGAGGAGAAGCTTAGGCTTCAGAAGAATCCTACATATCAGGTTAAGGTGTATAAAACTTTAAAGAACCGGTGTATGGAGCTTCGAAAAGCTTGTAATCATCCTTTGCTCAATTACCCCTACTTCAGTGATTTTTCCAAGGATTTCCTGGTTAGATCTTGTGGAAAACTGTGGATCCTGGACAGGATCCTCATAAAGCTTCAGAGAACAGGACATCGAGTACTGCTCTTTAGTACCATGACAAAACTTCTTGATATATTGGAGGAATACTTGCAGTGGAGGCGACTTATATACAGGAGAATTGATGGAACAACCAGCCTGGAGGATCGTGAGTCAGCAATAGTGGATTTTAATAGCCCTGATTCGGattgctttattttcttgcttAGTATTCGAGCAGCTGGACGGGGCCTCAACCTTCAGTCAGCTGACACAGTAATTATATATGATCCTGAtccaaaccctaaaaatgagGAGCAGGCAGTTGCTAGAGCACACCGCATTGGACAGAAGAGAGAAGTTAAAGTCATATATATGGAAGCGGTTGTTGACAAAATCTCCAGCCATCAGAAAGAGGATGAATTAAGAAGTGGAGGTACTGTTGATTTAGAAGATGACCTTGCTGGTAAGGATAGATATATGGGTTCCATTGAGGGCCTCATAAGAAAAAATATACAGCAGTATAAGATTGACATGGCTGATGAGGTTATTAATGCTGGGCGTTTTGACCAAAGAACAACGCATGAAGAGAGACGCATGACTTTAGAGACGTTATTGCATGATGAGGAGAGATATCAAGAAACCTTACACGACGTTCCCTCGCTGCTGGAGGTAAATCGCATGATAGCAAGGAGTGAAGATGAAATTGAGTTGTTTGATCAGATGGATGAAGATCTGGATTGGACTGAGGAGATGACCAGCTTTGACCAGGTGCCTAAGTGGCTTCGAGCCAGCACAAAAGAAGTGAATGCTGTTATTGCTAGTCTGTCAAAGAAACCATATAAAAATACTTTATATGCTGGAAGTATTGGTATGGAGTCTTCTGAAAAGGAACCTGAAAGAAAAAGGGGCCGTCCCAAGGGGAAAAAGCCCCCTAATTACAGGGAAATGGATGATGAGAATGGAGAATACTCTGAAGCAAGTTTTGATGAGAGAAATGAATATTCTATGCATGAAGAAGAGGGAGAAATTGGGGAGTTTGAAGATGATGAATTTAGTGGTGCTGTTGGGGCACCACCTGTCATTAAAGAGCAGTCAGAAGACGACAGTCCGCAATGTGATGGCGGATATGGGTATCATCAGGCTTTAGAAGGCACTAGAAACCATCGTATGGTCGAAGAAGCTGGCTCATCAGGTTTAGAAGGCACTAGAAACCATATGGTGGAAGAAGCTGGCTCATCAGGGTCATCGTCAGACAGCCGAAGAGTTACACAGATGGTATCTCCTGTTTCTTCTCAGAAATTTGGTTCCCTGTCTGCATTGGAAGCTAGACCAGGTTCCGTTTCTAAAAGGCTG CCAGATGAACTAGAGGAGGGGGAAATTGCATTATCTGGAGATTGTCACGTGGATCACCAGCAGTCTGGTAGTTGGAATCATGATCGTGATGAGGGTGAAGATGAACAGGTTGTGCAGCCAAAAATAAAGCGAAAACGTAGTATTCGGCTTCGGCCACGCCATACTGTAGAAAGGCTGGAAGAGAAGTCTGGTTATGAAGCACCATCTGTACAACGTGGAGATTCAGGTTTGCTGGCGTTCCAAGTGGACCATAAATATCAACCACAGTTGAGGGCTAATACAGAATTGAAATCACTTGGAGATTCTAATGATTCCAAGTTTGATCGAAGTGATTCTGCAAAAGGTAGGGGAACCTTGTCGTCGAGGAGGATAGCtaatacatcaaaatcacatccatCATCAAAACCAAGTAGATTGAATCTGCAGTATACTTCTGCAGAAGATCCTCTTGATCACAGTGGAGAGAATTTGGATTCTAAAGGGACACAGACAAGTGGGACTCCAATGGTTGGCCCTAGAATGTCTGATGTACTTCAGAGAAAG TGCAAGAATGTGGTTGGCAAGCTCCAAAGGAGAATTGAAAAGGAGGGTCATCAGATAGTACCCCTGCTAACTGATTTGTGGAAGAGAATTGAAAATTCTGGTTATGCTACTGGAGCTGGCAGTAGTCTTTTGGATATAAGAAAAATCGATCAGCGTGTTGAAAGACTAGAGTATGCTGGAGTTGTGGACCTGGTAGTTGATGTGCAGTTTATGTTGAAAAGTGCAATGCAGTATTATTCGTACTCGCACGAG GTTAGATCTGAAGCGAGGAAAGTACATGATCTCTTTTTTGATATATTGAAAATTGCATTCCCAGAGGCAGATTTTCGAGAGGCCAGAAATGCAATCTCTTTTTCTGGCCAGGGATCCATATCCACAGCTGCATCCCCAAGGCTGGTGGCTGTTGGgcaaagcaagaaacacaagtTGATTAATGAGGTAGAGCCTGACATGGGGAATCCCCAGAAGCCCATGGTCAGGATGCACATGCCCCAGAAGGATTTGAGGTTAGGGAGTGGAAATATCACTGGCCGGGATCAATGCCAGCAGGATGATTCTTCACGGCTCACTCATCCAGGAGAGCTGGTTATCTgcaagaaaaagaggaaagagagggaaaaaacaCTGGTGAAGTCTAGGAGTGGATCAACTGGGCCTGTCTCACCTCCCAGTGTGAGTCGTAATATGAGAAGTCCAGGGTCAGGCTCCGTATCCAGGGATGTGAGACTGAGTCATCAAGCCACCGAGCAAGGATGGGCTAACCAGCCTGCTCAGTCAGCAAATGGTCCTGGTGGGACCGTTGGGTGGGCAAATCCTGTAAAAAGGTTGAGGACGGATGCAGGTAAAAGGAGGCCAAGCCATTTatga